The nucleotide window CGCGAGCCGTGTCAGCTCCTGCGGAGCTCCCACCGTATCGAGGGTTAATCCCGGCCGGGCTCACACGTGCGTGGCCGCTAAGGCAGGAGCAGGGCTAATGAAGATTGCAACAGAGACAAAATTCACATCTTCATTACCTGCTCGAACACCCGCAATGGGGGAGTTGCTTGTTTTGGTCCATGCTCTCAGGTTGAAATGCAGATGCTGCTTCCTAAAAGCTATCCCGTAGCACAGCCTTGCCGGGAGCTGCCACCGGCCTCCTCGCAAGCCTGCTTGAGCTGCTACAGTACCgtcccaaaaggaaaaaagaaatccagcccCGGAGAGCCTGGCTTcaggactgtcctggtttcagctgggatgagcggctgcgtggtgcttagtcgctggctggggttaaaccacgacaaggacaAAGCATCACTCTTGAGTGCAAATGAGTTAAAAATTTTAGCTCCAAACACTCGGGTGAAAATTGGTCAGTCGCTAAAATGGACTGAGCAGGGTTCTGCTCATTTAAAACATGATTTAGAGGAAAAAAGGCTTCCTGGCTAGGTGGTGGTTTGTAAACGGACTGGAAGGCACCGAGCGCCGGCAGCACAgagcagtactgcatccagcacCCTCGCTGGTACCTCCGATACACCACCTCAAGTGGTCCGTGATGCCTCGAGAAGCCCACTTACACCCCCAAATCACCACTCGCCGATTCATCCCGGAGCCCAGACTGCTGGGGCCAGTGTCCTACGGTCTAAAATGGCAATGAGAGCAATTTAACCCCTAGGGCTGCTCAGGAACCTCGCCTGCACGACAACACACTCTTCCTCCGAGCGGTACCCCAGCTCTTTGGGACCCTCTGGCTCCCTCGGGGGATGGGGATGGCACGGGGCTTGAATCCCACCGCTCGCCGGGGCTTGGAGAGCAGGCGGGGACAGGCCCCTGCCAAACATGCCCCCAGCCGTGTTACAGCTGCTGACACCGGGGTATGCTGAGTAATTTGGGTCTAAAGATAGAAGGGCTCCAAACTGGACTCGGTCGGGTATTTGGCCCAGCAGAGCCCGTGGCCAGTTACTGGCGAGCGTTCCCTGAAGCCAGGAGAGCCCCGCTGACGAGCCAGGCAAGGGCACGGCGTTAAAAGCAGCCGATTGCTTACCATGGGAAAAAATGGAAGCGTTCCAGCCcagagcagctgctttccagTACTGTATTGCCCCGGGTTGTCTTTCCAGCAGCAATGCTCAGAGGACACCGGGAATCCCACAAAATAAACCGCGACTGGGAGGCGAGTGGCACAGTTCCAGGGTCAGAGCTGgagggctgggtttggggttcTCCTTCGTGGGCTGCAATTAAGCTGCTTTCAGTCATTACCAGTGATATTTTCCCAACTGGCCATCAGCTCGGGGCTGTGTTGCAAGTAACCGGCCGTGCAGAGCATCCAAGGCGTCCCGCTGAAGTCCACAGGAGCTCCTCGTGCCCACGGCTCCCCCAAATTAAAGCCAAGTTTCCACCACTTGCCCATCCAAATCACCTGGAGGGGCCGCTTGTAAAAGCCAGGGACCACTTTCAAAAATGCTGCCGCCTTAAACAGAGGTTTGCCATCAGCCAGAGAGAAGGGCTGGGGAGACCAAGGGCTTAGGCAGAGCTGACAGCCTTCAGGCGAAGCCCAGGGATTAATTGCTACACGCTCCTTAGTGCCAAGAAGGAACCCAAGGTCTGGGTGAATCTACAGGACATCCttccaaaacacaaaaagaaaacccccTGCAAATGTTTAAGTTTTCAATCATTTTAATGTGATCACTGCAATTTGACCACAGTCTCAGAAAGGAAGAAGTCACACAAATTATCTGTGCTTAGGATTCGAGTCAATCTACACAGTTCTTGTTGATTGACGGTTATTCAAGTTAAGACCTTCTGACCATCAGTGATGTTCTTGGCTGAAAGGCAGGATCGCAAGTGTTGGACATACTGGTGCAAACCAGGAATGCTTCTTCTGGGATTAAAGCCGCAACACCTGATCTactcaaaagaaaacagaattgtaCACGCACACACGGACCGAGCATGCAAATACACCGGGAAACAGCTACAGCTTCATGGGAAAAAACACGTCGTGGCAATACAGAGGTTGGCCTGTTATTCAGAAGGCTACTTAACAAGGAAGGGGGAAAACCACACAAATGTCCAAACCCGAGAATATTAGTTTTCCAATATTTGAAAATAGGAAGAGCTTTTGAAATTACATTGTGTTGGCAAACTCTGACTTTTGGGTAACAAAGCAAAAGGTGAAGGCAAATTTTCCAAAGTATTGTAAAATTTATTGTATAAGTATTGCAGCTTTTAGAATGACATATAATTGCCACTATCGGTTACTGTTACACAATAAGCATTTACAACAGATTTTTGTAAATTGGCATCAGAGTACATATTCATACTAAAACAGCAAAATATAGATAAGTACTGCATTGCATGTGCTGTCAATAGTTTACATAAGTTTAAACTTGAACAGAACTCAGGATACAGGACTGCCTATAACAAACTCCAAAGCCAAAGCAATGCAACTGGAAgtttaagaaaatattaatacaatGAAATGTGTCTATAAGGCAGGCAAATTAGGACTTTAATGCTGTCCTTCATGAGCTTCTATAGTACAGCAGAAATTTGAAGCACGGTTTCTGGAAaacgtttttgtttttttgtagcTTTATGTTGTACATAGAAAATCTCTGAGCAATACAGAGacagaagagattaaaaattCATTCTGTTCTCGCCTAGCACTGTTAATGCTACACATCTGGTTTCAGTCTTTTCCTGATCCTTAGTAAAAATGTTgggcttttatttctttattttttaatatagcagTTAGTGCAATTTTATAGTTCAATACACATACAAAAGGGTGATTCTCCAGAAAGCAATTGGATTTCCTTATAGCCCCACTTCAGATAGAATGAATTTCGTAACACTTACGGATACAACGCACTAGATTAGTAAATCTGAATCTTCAAACCGGTGCAATTGAGGGTTGTGAAGGGAACACAAGTTTTACCAATGTCAGCCCCAAACGAAACCCATCCTTCCTCACCATCCTGATGGACAAAGCCACGTTCCCATTCCAGGCCATTAAGATTTGGGGGCACTTTAAGGATGCTCTTTGCCATACTGCAAGCTAAGAAACTGCACGATTAACAACCCCTTTTAAAGCTAACGTGACTCTTAAGACTTCGAGCAAAAAGGCAGGCTAGGACAAGAGGTTGCTAAGCATTAGCAATGCCttgtttcttctgtatttgtttaaaaataaatcattcttAAGGGGCCTGAATCTCTCTGCTGGCAGCTGCAAGACGCTAGAGACTCCTACGGAGCAGGACCGCGGTCCAGCTTCTAACACAGTTCTCTCCTGAGCTGCATGAAGGCCAGAAGGAAACGAGTAGAGACATCAGCAAGGGTGTGCAAAGCAAATTCTCTGCCTTGGCGGCAATACGGGACACGGGAATTGGGAAGAAATGGACCCCGAggcaaaaaaaagtaacattaaatagtaataataataataacaataacaacaacaacaacaacaataataaaaaagaacagaCTGTTATTTCTAAACACCCATTCAGAACTTGGAGTTGATCTGGGCCCCAGATCTGGTATCTGCGCTTGAAATGCACACTTCTGGGGACTGCAAAGCAGAGAGAGGGATGGACAGAAGAAAGACAAAAGGTGACAACTTGGCTCTGTCGAGGTGGACTCGAGTGGCACCCGCCGCCCGGGACCTGCACCAGCAGTGGGAAAGgcggcagcttggtttttgtttgtgcACGGCATGGACTGAAAGGCATCGTTTGCGATAGAAATTTAGCGTTGGCGAGCCACGCTGTTTCACGCTCAGTAAATTCCCCAAACTAGAGAAAGAGGTAAATGAAACCGGACCCAGGAACTCAAGAAACTGATCGCTCAACTGCAGACGCTTGGGGTGATGCTCGAGAAATAAAAGCTCAGACCGGGGAGCGgactggggagagagaaaaaaaaacagggaaaaaacccgGAGAATCGGTTGAAATTTTGAGGACTTCAAAGCAGGAGAGCTGGGTTGAACTGCACTGCGTTTTTAGCCCCCTCCCGCTACCCCTCCGTGCCTTTCCAGACCATACCCCCCCTCCCTGACCTCTCTTCGGGGTCTGGACAACCCCGATACTTAACAACCTCCAGTCCCCACGACACCTCCTTATTCGCTGCTCGGTTTTAAATGTGTGATGCATATTCCACCCAAAACCTGCTGAGGTaaccagttttggtttttttttttgtagcaaacaAACTAGTTCAGATCACAgaacaacaaccccccccacccacccaccacccccaccccaaccccactaTTCACACATTTTGGCTCAAGAGGGCAGTAGATATTATATTTCGGTTTCTCTTTTGGTTGGTATCTCATTTACAATATCCACCACAGTTTCCTACCTCCCCGGGTAGAATAATGTGCATAAACGTGTTCAAGTTCCCTTACAAACAGCCGGagaagagcagcggcagcagccggCGTGGCCAGGCACACGGAGCTGCCGGGCAAGAAGGGATTGGAAAATTGAATGCAAGGTCCAAAGGAGCAAGAGACCAGACGCTGGTTACTTGTGATGCTAACGATGATTTTGTCTTCCCCTCTCTAAAAAGGGAGGGTTACTGTTTCTTTAATAAGGCACTAAATAGATATGTTACATAAAggaaagatacattttaaaaactcGTAGAAATTCATCAGTTTTGTACCTTTCGTGACAAACTAGATTTATTCctttgcatgactttttttttttttttgtggcttttttttttttttttttggtcatcaAAATTTAGGTTACACGAGTGTAAAGCTATGAAGATTTCAAGAGCTGTGGAAAAGCAGTTTGAAATATTGAGAAGGTACAGGACTATTtctaggcaaaaataaaaaaagcaaaaaataatgatCAAACTTCAAGTTCAGCTATTCATcatcttctttaaaatatatataaatattgttCAAATGGTCAGAACTTCAAAACTGTTCtcgtgtttgtttttttttttttcaagtaatagaAAAGTTGCTTAAAAACAATAGTTATTGCCTTTATATCTTTCATTTATGTCACTCTACTAGATAGCATCCTGCAGAAAATGAAATCACACCCCCTTGTAAAATCTTCGCTCTCTGTGCTTCCCCTACCCACCCTCCCTCGCGCTCAGAGAGATGCTCTCCCGGCCGGGGAGACGGGACCGAGaacaggttttttcccttttgctttctctcccgcGCGCTCTCAGGTTTCTCACTCGCTTACTCCGTCACATACAAATTCACCGTGAGGGTAAAACACCTACCAGACACCTACGCgatataaaaatgtaaacaataGCATAGTAAGACAAAATGCTTCCAAAACCAAGATAAATTACAGACGCACAACACCCGGTGGGTAGGAGGGCAGGTGGGACCATGCTGCTGTGGATGAGGACATCTTCACAAGAGGTAAAGGGGATTTGCTTCTAAAGCATTAAGCGTATTTCTTTAGCCTTTAATTAATACATCACAGGAGCAGACTCATTTCCATCTACTGTATCTGACGCCTCTTTAGCTAGgataataaagtaaaaaaatagcGAGGACCAGAGGCAGCCCAGGGGATGACGGAGCTGCGAGCCACGGCTGCACCCGTTCATCCCAAACGGAGGTTTGGGAGGttaatacaaaatgaaaatgacTTTCGCTACCACCACGCTTTTCAGCTCGTACTTTCAATGAGATATTTAAAGCCCAGCTGAAAGGCAGCCGGTGGGTACGTTACCATCTACTCACATTAACTTCGATTATCGCTGCTTTAACTCCAAATAGGGCCCTTCAGTTGAACATTgaaagaaataaaccaaaaaacaCTTTGTTCCTTCAGACACAGAAGTTTATTCtcatccccaccacccccctccaaaaAGTTAGAggttgtccaaaaaaaaaaaaaaaaaaaaaaaaaaaaatcaagtaatttttGTCTGCTTCAGTCATTCCTGACTCTCAGAAGCAGGGActttttatttcacctttttacTCCAATAATCCTACCAGATGACATACAGACACACACCAACTCCTCTTGCTTTGTAGGGAATGTATAAAGCCGTGACTGTTGGCGGCCACGCGCAGGGACTCTGGAAATTAAGGATTTGCATAAGATGCAGTCTCGCTCACCGCTCCTCCCAGGGCTGGCATCTCCACTTCAGCGTTTTTCCACCCCCTTCCAGCTACTTTGTTCTTCACTTCGACATATATCCCTTAACAGGTTCATGGTAGACATGATAGAGGCTTTGACCAACACAAGCACTgacatatttatattaaaaaatagtgcaaaatttcaacatttatataaataactCTAAACccctgcttttgatttttttttgttttttgtttttttacaatgTAATACACACTTTTTGAGTTGGCACTcaaaaaattgccatttttcttctagttcagaaaacaactttttttttttgaataggcCTCTTCTAATACAAAAATACTCCTGCTCCTTACACATacactttctcttatttttaatatatatttatatatttatattgcagatctttaaacaaaatgttttttgtgcaaatattttgtctttaaagatAAGTGaaataatcaaacaaaaaaaaagcattcacacACAGCTcaactagaaacaaaacaaaacaagaaaaaaaaaaaaggactacagttgatttttttttcctttttaaacgtCTAGACACAGCTcaataaagaaatgtttttgcaaGCTTGGTAGGCTTGTGCATTCAGACCAGACATAACAAGTAAATATTTATACATGGAGAGATggggaagggctttttttttttttctttgctcatcttcctcaactctctctctctctctctcctttttaacGAGAAGTGCAGAGTGTTTCAtttactttcttgcttttttttcctttgccttttttttttttccttttttttttttttttttaaaaggggtgccctttttgtttctctttctctttgttccACGCGGTTGTGCTCTCAAGGCCATTGATTTGTGAATGATGGAGTCTGCTGCCCTCCAAGATGGAGGGCATCCCGTTGTTGTTCTGCTGGTGCTGGTAAAACGTCGACCCGGGGTAGTGCCCGATCACCTCGCTGTACGTCGGCGGCGGTCCCTCCATCCTACCATTGCTCCCATAGCAGGTCGCGCTGATGCCAGAGTTACTGCTGGGGGGGCACGGCCCCCCGTAGACGGAGTTATCTATCAAGTCACTGTCAAAGATGGTTCTGTTGGGGGGAGCCCGGACCGACTCTCTGTTGAGCTCCATTTGCTGCTCGGGGTCTCGCAGCTGCAGCGTGCAGGGTCCCTGGTACGGAGGGGGCTCCTCGCCGTCCGACAGCGAGATGGTGGGGGGCAGGTCGATCTCGTGCTGCATGTAGGGGTAGGTTGGCTGGAATCTGTTAAAGCGGTCCCTCTGCAGAAAGGATGGCACTGCTAGGCGGTCGCTGGGTCTCGGGGTGTAGATTTGCtgctgaaaggggggggggggaaataaatataaaaaaaaaataataaaaaattggagagagaaagagggcgAGAAGCGTGAGATACTGCGGCCCGGGAGAGCGGGAAAGGCAGCGGCACCCGCACCCGCGGCACCCTCACCTCCGTTATTCCATTCCCCGACACGGTGCTTTCCGAAGGCCACAGGCTTCCCTCCTGCAGTGGAAAGAAGAGAGCGCAGAGTGAGTCCGACCGCCTGCAGCGGTTCAGCCTCCGCTGCCAACGGCTCGCGCCGGGTCTCATCCTGCGCCAGAGCCCAGGTGAGACGCCgctgcagcagcacacagctgcttcTCAGCAGAAAACCAAGTTTATTCTCTAGTAGGGCTATCGGCTATCATCACGTATGCTGGGTATCGTACGGGTATATGCAAAGGGTATTAGCATGTTACCGCTGACAACAACACTTCTGATTAAAATTTTCCCTCCATTTATATTTAATAGATGACTTGCAGAATGAATGATGAGAACGACACCGGCAAACAACGCTCTCCCATTTGCAGActttcccccccttcccacccacacccacccagCGTGTTTCTCTCCCTGGTTCAAACATGCCAGAGGAGTATTTTTCAATTTGTGAGCCGTGGGTGATTCACAAGACATCAGAAAATGCTCCATGAAATAATGACaagattataaaaaataaataaaaaaaaaaaaaaaagaaagaaaaacctcacaCCCACATTCTGATGCACACAATCAAGGAAAACATGGGAAAATAAAGATAAGTGAATAACCAAATGTTAAGCCTAATTTTatttggctaaaaaaaaatagaaatctgcAGCAACAGGATGGTtctagagtattttttttttctccaaaaggaTAAGTGGTCCTCGGTTTAAACAGACTGAGGAACTGTTGTCTAGAGGCTTCCTTACACTGCAAGCATCACCCTGATCCTGCAATCCAAACCCAGGCGCCAACAACCCCAGGCACGATAAAGCCACAAGCCGATTTCCCCCAAACCATGAGATTAGTTTACAAATCAtgatcaaaacaaacaaacaaaggttCTTCCCATTTGCTGGTGATACTCTGAGCGTACACAGTTCGCCCTAGACACTTTTGCCTTAagaactaaaatatttaaatattgctaATATTCACATATAGCAACATCCCTCCggcaggcaggctggaggaaaACAAGCCAGGAGGCTCATAATTATAACCTGGAATAGCTGGCACTTCTCAGTTTCTTGCAGGTGAATCTCCAGTTCTAGCACCAGCAAGTCAGGTACAGGCAGAAGTATTTACCactagcagaaaagaaaatgccaagggtgtttctttttccccctctttccctttAAGGTGTCCCATCCAAAGGCCATTCTCAGGCC belongs to Accipiter gentilis chromosome 14, bAccGen1.1, whole genome shotgun sequence and includes:
- the PMEPA1 gene encoding protein TMEPAI isoform X1 — encoded protein: MYNLMGLNSTAVAIQPNVSCTCNCKRSLFQSMEISTECLGRTFPGKLAELEFVQIIIIVVVMMVMVVVITCLLNHYKLSARSFISRHSQGRRRDENLSSEGSLWPSESTVSGNGITEQQIYTPRPSDRLAVPSFLQRDRFNRFQPTYPYMQHEIDLPPTISLSDGEEPPPYQGPCTLQLRDPEQQMELNRESVRAPPNRTIFDSDLIDNSVYGGPCPPSSNSGISATCYGSNGRMEGPPPTYSEVIGHYPGSTFYQHQQNNNGMPSILEGSRLHHSQINGLESTTAWNKEKEKQKGHPF
- the PMEPA1 gene encoding protein TMEPAI isoform X3 → MYNLMGLNSTAVAIQPNVSCTCNCKRSLFQSMEITELEFVQIIIIVVVMMVMVVVITCLLNHYKLSARSFISRHSQGRRRDENLSSEGSLWPSESTVSGNGITEQQIYTPRPSDRLAVPSFLQRDRFNRFQPTYPYMQHEIDLPPTISLSDGEEPPPYQGPCTLQLRDPEQQMELNRESVRAPPNRTIFDSDLIDNSVYGGPCPPSSNSGISATCYGSNGRMEGPPPTYSEVIGHYPGSTFYQHQQNNNGMPSILEGSRLHHSQINGLESTTAWNKEKEKQKGHPF
- the PMEPA1 gene encoding protein TMEPAI isoform X2, which gives rise to MYNLMGLNSTAVAIQPNVSCTCNCKRSLFQSMEISTECLGRTFPGKLAELEFVQIIIIVVVMMVMVVVITCLLNHYKLSARSFISRHSQGRRRDENLSSEGSLWPSESTVSGNGITEQIYTPRPSDRLAVPSFLQRDRFNRFQPTYPYMQHEIDLPPTISLSDGEEPPPYQGPCTLQLRDPEQQMELNRESVRAPPNRTIFDSDLIDNSVYGGPCPPSSNSGISATCYGSNGRMEGPPPTYSEVIGHYPGSTFYQHQQNNNGMPSILEGSRLHHSQINGLESTTAWNKEKEKQKGHPF